The following proteins are encoded in a genomic region of Chryseobacterium cucumeris:
- a CDS encoding patatin-like phospholipase family protein: MKKILIFLAIAFSLIIKSQQKNDSLNIALQNVTKDTKFGLALSGGGAKGFAHIGILKMIDSLGIKVDYITGTSMGGILGGLYAMGYNADQMKHTIYKMDWNRILSNKIPYNKVNISEKDEYDKYILEFPVVKGFPTLPSSYIEGQYMGEVLNTLTFNAKHINDFSKLRIPVQLTSSDIENGGLVMQKEGSLPLAIRSTLAIPAAFAPVYIDGKLLVDGGLDRNYPANEVREMGAGFVIGGYTGFRLFTKKEIENPMKMIYQTHAIRSVEDFKHQKELSNILVDFVDPLGEITTKDFAKFRRIIKIGEMEARKHLPEFVALAEAQRKAGITYEHTMIEEVKLPTTKFTFNEEDGTPITDAAEIEVLKKQMGLTEGKYYDVKTVNEAIDRVFGMRQYVKVYYTYTNVNDGLVMNVFVKRAKKGAFKLALHYDTEQSVGIIVNYTYRNILLNRSRFLATVDISERFKAKVAYQQFLDSGKRLWLDLEAKMVHLKSNDLNFRLYDISEDGGDRFPNHMYRNITGKIALNYNINPNSYLSLGTEFSTERMYSLLDKVDQSKVDNYSKKLYNHSNFNTFLKFEQNNLNKRYFTSRGNHLQVSTRFYYGDQYELYDLNVVQPLLYQILNPKDSYYYEPKNLVSFTLNENFFYPITRRLTVKANVFLGTSFGAKKEDQVPYLFLNQKYNLGGSEYNYDLLSPEFNGLRQKELPMTSVAKAAISFQYRIMKKLYLTPSFSYGKVSEEFSPFNNSFDMFGYGVNLGYESLIGPIGLNISRNSQLDFSRIYFSVGFKF; this comes from the coding sequence ATGAAAAAGATCCTGATATTTTTAGCTATTGCTTTTTCTCTTATTATCAAATCTCAGCAAAAAAATGATTCCCTGAATATTGCGCTTCAAAATGTAACCAAAGATACTAAGTTTGGTCTTGCACTCAGTGGCGGCGGGGCAAAGGGATTTGCACACATCGGGATTTTAAAAATGATCGATTCATTGGGAATCAAAGTCGATTATATCACAGGAACCAGTATGGGAGGGATTCTGGGAGGCTTATATGCAATGGGATATAATGCTGACCAGATGAAGCATACCATTTATAAAATGGACTGGAACAGAATTCTGAGTAATAAAATTCCTTATAACAAAGTCAATATCAGTGAAAAAGATGAATACGACAAATATATCCTTGAATTTCCAGTAGTCAAAGGATTTCCCACACTTCCAAGTTCTTATATTGAAGGGCAGTACATGGGAGAAGTTCTTAATACGCTTACTTTCAACGCAAAGCATATCAACGATTTCAGTAAACTGAGAATTCCTGTGCAGCTTACATCTTCCGATATTGAAAATGGCGGTCTGGTGATGCAGAAAGAAGGATCATTACCACTGGCTATTCGATCTACGCTGGCTATTCCTGCCGCCTTTGCTCCTGTTTATATTGATGGAAAGCTTTTGGTTGATGGCGGTCTGGATCGTAATTATCCGGCCAATGAAGTTCGTGAGATGGGTGCCGGTTTTGTGATCGGAGGCTACACCGGATTCAGACTTTTTACGAAAAAAGAGATTGAAAATCCGATGAAGATGATCTATCAGACTCATGCCATCCGCTCTGTAGAAGATTTTAAACATCAGAAAGAATTATCAAATATTCTGGTCGACTTTGTAGATCCACTGGGAGAAATTACAACGAAAGATTTTGCCAAATTCAGAAGGATCATAAAAATAGGAGAGATGGAGGCGAGAAAGCATCTTCCTGAGTTTGTCGCCCTGGCAGAAGCTCAGCGCAAAGCCGGAATTACGTATGAGCATACAATGATTGAAGAAGTGAAACTGCCTACAACAAAATTTACTTTTAACGAAGAAGACGGAACACCCATTACAGATGCTGCAGAAATTGAAGTGCTGAAAAAGCAGATGGGGCTTACGGAAGGGAAGTATTACGATGTAAAAACCGTTAATGAAGCCATAGACAGGGTCTTCGGAATGCGGCAGTATGTAAAGGTGTATTATACCTACACAAATGTAAACGACGGTCTTGTGATGAATGTTTTTGTGAAAAGAGCGAAAAAAGGAGCGTTTAAACTGGCTTTGCACTATGATACGGAACAGTCCGTAGGAATTATTGTCAATTATACGTACAGAAACATTCTCCTGAACAGATCCAGGTTTCTGGCAACAGTAGATATTTCCGAACGTTTTAAAGCTAAAGTTGCTTACCAGCAGTTCTTAGACAGTGGTAAACGTTTATGGCTGGATCTGGAAGCTAAAATGGTTCATCTTAAAAGTAATGACCTGAACTTCAGGCTGTATGATATAAGTGAAGATGGCGGCGACCGTTTTCCGAACCATATGTACCGTAACATAACCGGAAAAATTGCACTGAATTATAATATCAATCCCAATTCTTACCTGTCTCTTGGAACGGAATTCAGTACGGAAAGAATGTACAGTTTACTGGATAAAGTAGATCAGTCAAAAGTAGATAATTACAGCAAAAAGCTGTATAACCACAGCAATTTCAATACTTTCCTGAAATTTGAACAGAATAATCTTAATAAAAGGTATTTTACAAGCAGGGGGAATCATCTTCAGGTGAGCACAAGATTTTACTATGGAGATCAGTATGAGCTTTATGACCTGAACGTGGTACAGCCTCTTCTTTATCAGATTCTTAACCCGAAAGACTCTTACTATTATGAGCCTAAAAATCTCGTTTCATTTACACTGAATGAGAACTTTTTCTACCCGATTACAAGAAGACTGACCGTAAAAGCAAATGTGTTTCTCGGTACGAGCTTTGGTGCCAAAAAAGAAGATCAGGTTCCGTATCTGTTCCTGAACCAAAAGTATAATCTTGGAGGCAGTGAGTATAATTACGACCTGCTAAGCCCGGAATTCAATGGACTTCGTCAGAAAGAGCTTCCGATGACTTCAGTTGCTAAGGCGGCCATCTCATTTCAGTACAGAATTATGAAAAAGCTCTATCTTACCCCATCATTCAGTTATGGAAAGGTAAGTGAAGAGTTTTCTCCTTTCAATAACAGTTTTGATATGTTCGGCTACGGAGTAAATCTTGGCTATGAATCGCTTATAGGGCCTATTGGTTTGAATATTTCCAGAAACAGCCAGCTTGATTTTTCAAGAATATATTTTAGTGTCGGATTTAAGTTTTAA
- a CDS encoding T9SS type A sorting domain-containing protein translates to MKKITTFLLSLTAPFYFAQQAGDVVSAEQKLDLTPQGVINFIANNLGDQNAPEFANYLNSFNIGLKGYKITYYTKNENNVLVKATGLLMYPNVPFKLSTVVSDHGTTDSRHNVPSNFKGALTAGFVVELSYVLNGYILMAPDYVGMGTGDGTHPYVDYATEAGATIDFITAANKVLAQLNIKRYDEYFLAGYSQGAHAAMSTLKRLSISNPDNIKFKYAYMGDGPYDFSGVTLNKGVLEKDIYPFTSFLANVLHTCNNTGYKTYNNDISEVISAEYLDKYNYHVVQDNGGLLWGPVIWRKLFTTSFVNDVTNNPNNKLRQCMKPKDVYDWYNKTPMTLGHSTVDLAIPPENTSKTIDVQRGYYPWWDLNKYKLDSFYWGPLGHVGGILPFTLASNAKFNTLRSGGLLNEWAIAGSIFGKQPEKTSEKPSLLSSQIKPDLGSMQLVEITDFNKEKAQSRTAGSQNLSDLKDGVYLLKVSENNEDKIIPYIKNTPKEVAENEIIQSSNASILQLKVDQDELTAVNIFDENKTLIRSISSKQYREAGGINIQNLENKNYTFEVVTPYYNLQFSKSAGSILSSENSTDIYTQRQQIVAKSGNDIKNISIYSISGSLIVQQDVNKPVFESRNLEPGIYLVQITLSNGKIINKKVKL, encoded by the coding sequence ATGAAAAAAATCACAACTTTTTTACTAAGTCTTACAGCTCCATTTTACTTTGCACAGCAGGCGGGTGATGTTGTAAGTGCCGAACAGAAACTGGATTTAACACCACAGGGAGTCATCAATTTTATAGCCAATAATCTTGGCGATCAGAATGCTCCTGAGTTTGCCAATTACCTGAACAGTTTCAATATCGGGCTGAAAGGATACAAAATCACTTATTACACCAAAAATGAAAACAATGTTCTTGTAAAAGCTACAGGACTATTGATGTACCCTAACGTACCTTTCAAACTCTCAACAGTAGTATCTGACCATGGAACTACAGACAGCAGGCACAATGTTCCGTCTAATTTCAAAGGGGCTTTAACAGCAGGATTTGTGGTCGAATTATCCTATGTACTCAACGGGTATATTCTGATGGCCCCTGATTACGTAGGGATGGGAACCGGGGACGGAACTCACCCATATGTAGATTATGCCACAGAAGCCGGAGCTACCATAGATTTCATTACCGCTGCCAATAAAGTACTGGCACAACTGAACATCAAACGTTATGATGAATATTTCCTGGCCGGATATTCTCAGGGCGCACATGCTGCAATGTCTACCTTAAAAAGATTAAGCATTTCAAATCCTGATAATATCAAATTCAAATATGCTTACATGGGCGACGGCCCTTATGATTTTTCAGGAGTAACTTTAAATAAAGGAGTCCTTGAAAAAGATATTTATCCTTTCACCTCATTCCTGGCGAATGTCCTTCATACCTGCAACAATACGGGATATAAAACCTATAATAATGACATTTCAGAAGTTATTTCTGCAGAATATCTGGACAAATACAACTATCATGTCGTTCAGGATAACGGCGGACTTTTGTGGGGCCCTGTTATATGGAGAAAGCTCTTTACCACCAGCTTTGTAAACGATGTCACCAATAATCCCAATAACAAGCTCAGACAATGCATGAAACCTAAGGATGTGTATGACTGGTACAATAAAACGCCTATGACACTGGGTCATTCAACTGTCGATTTAGCCATTCCGCCTGAAAATACCTCCAAAACTATTGATGTTCAGCGGGGTTACTATCCATGGTGGGATCTGAACAAGTATAAACTGGATTCCTTCTACTGGGGACCGCTAGGACATGTAGGTGGAATTCTGCCTTTCACTTTAGCTTCCAATGCAAAGTTCAATACCCTGAGAAGCGGCGGCCTTCTTAATGAATGGGCGATTGCAGGTTCAATTTTCGGTAAGCAACCGGAGAAAACTTCTGAAAAACCTTCCCTTCTGTCTTCACAGATAAAACCGGACCTAGGCAGTATGCAGCTGGTTGAAATTACAGATTTCAATAAAGAAAAAGCCCAGAGCAGAACAGCCGGTAGTCAAAATTTATCTGATTTAAAAGACGGAGTTTATTTATTGAAAGTATCGGAAAACAATGAAGATAAAATAATTCCATACATCAAAAATACCCCAAAAGAAGTTGCTGAAAATGAAATTATACAATCTTCCAATGCATCAATATTGCAATTGAAAGTAGATCAGGACGAACTTACTGCTGTGAATATTTTTGATGAAAATAAAACCCTGATCAGAAGTATTTCCTCAAAACAATATCGGGAGGCCGGAGGAATCAATATTCAGAATCTTGAAAACAAAAACTATACGTTTGAAGTTGTTACTCCATACTATAACCTTCAGTTCAGTAAATCGGCTGGCAGCATATTATCATCAGAAAACAGTACTGATATTTACACCCAGAGACAACAGATTGTGGCTAAATCCGGGAATGATATTAAGAACATCAGCATTTACAGTATATCTGGCTCTCTGATCGTTCAACAGGACGTTAATAAACCGGTGTTTGAGTCGAGAAACCTGGAACCGGGAATATATCTGGTGCAGATCACTCTTTCTAATGGAAAAATTATCAATAAAAAAGTAAAACTATAA